CTGGAAGTAATTAACTCCACGGATAATAACTACTGGTATCCCTTCACTGGCTTGCCCCATCATAAGAGACGCTGCAGAGGATAATTCATCAGCTACAGCAATGCTGGTAGTTTTAAGTTCCCTTCCATACAAATCCAGTTCACCGCAACGATCCCATAGCGGTGACATTCCTGAAATACCTATGGCTGTTCCAATGGCTCCTTCACGAAATGCTCTACCTTGTGTGTCTGATATTATAACTGCAACGCTTTTTCCCGTATTATTTTCTAATTTTTCTCTTATTTCATGGGCACTAATATCAGGATTCACTGGAATGGGTGTTGCCAGACCTTCATCCACATTGGATTCATCGATACCTGCATTGGCACAGACAAAACCATGTTTAGTTTCCGAGATAATAAAGTCTGGTCCAACCTTAATGATTTCATTAGACTCCTGGATTATGGATTCAACCAGCTCAGCA
This DNA window, taken from Methanobacterium subterraneum, encodes the following:
- a CDS encoding coenzyme F420-0:L-glutamate ligase, with the translated sequence MEIEIIGLKGIPLIKKGDDLSQLIIQAAVLQGIQLSNEDILVIAETAVAKAEGHVIQLEHVEPGEKAKEIAKHTGKDAELVESIIQESNEIIKVGPDFIISETKHGFVCANAGIDESNVDEGLATPIPVNPDISAHEIREKLENNTGKSVAVIISDTQGRAFREGAIGTAIGISGMSPLWDRCGELDLYGRELKTTSIAVADELSSAASLMMGQASEGIPVVIIRGVNYFQKLRNESATIKPLIRPKQFDVFRE